The Nitrospirota bacterium sequence GGAAGGCAGATAAATCTGGAGCCAAATATACCATTATCATAGGTGATGAAGAGATTGCAAGAAAGAAGGCAATACTCCGTAATATGGAAACAAAGGTTCAACAGGAGATTGCCCTTGATGACATTATTGATATAATAAAAGGACTATGTTAAGGATACTCATAGACGGTTATAACATGATAGGACAGGCTGATAGAGAAATGGAAACACTAAGGGAGAGGCTTGTAAAAAGACTTAATGAGTATAGTCTCAGCCGTAAGCATGAGATTACTGTTGTGTTCGATGGATGGAAATCAGGGCTTCCTGTTGAAAACAGTGAGAAATCAGGCGCTGTAATGGTAATCTATTCAAGGCTCGGAGAGAAGGCAGATGATGTTATAAAGAGGATGGTATCTGGAAAAAAAGGTGGCTGGATTGTCGTAAGTTCAGACAGAGAGATAGAGAGGTTCAGCATGTCGTGCGGATGCACGGTGATTTCATCTGCCGAGTTCGAGGAACGGATAGATAGAGTTATTAAGCAGGGGAAGTCCTATACAGAGCCATCTTACATTTCCACGGAGATACTATATCTCAAAGATGATGACTCT is a genomic window containing:
- a CDS encoding NYN domain-containing protein — translated: MLRILIDGYNMIGQADREMETLRERLVKRLNEYSLSRKHEITVVFDGWKSGLPVENSEKSGAVMVIYSRLGEKADDVIKRMVSGKKGGWIVVSSDREIERFSMSCGCTVISSAEFEERIDRVIKQGKSYTEPSYISTEILYLKDDDSEDSLIVHHKRKGNPRRPSKKEREKRRVMEKL